GATTATCACTTTTATACAGCTTAATCACTTCATCAACATACCAGTTTGTTCCCTGTGTAAGAGTAGGACGCGGCACATAGGTTTGAAAAATAACATATATACCGTTACTGATAAGAAAAAGTGAGATCAAAGTAGTTGCAAGTGCAGCAAAAATTTTAGGGTGGAAAATAAAGAAAAAAATTAAAGTAATATAAATTACAGGCTCAAGAGAATTGTATATCACAATGAACTGTGGAATAAATGGAACGGCTCTGTCAAAAGCAGTTTGCAAACAGTGAACATTTGCTGTTGCATGATTTGTAAGATCGTAAATCTTAGAGCCATAGTATACACCTACCGCAAGGAAGATGTTAATAAAGTAAAGTTTCCAATTCCTTTTTAAAAAGTTTTTCATAAGTTACCTCCTTATTTTTATTATATCGAGCCTTTACACTATATAATAAGTCAATACTCTTAAAAAAGAAAATGGTAGGCAAAATAACAATTTTTCTTTACAATCTTAAAACATAAGAGGCACAACATCCTGAATATCCGGTGAGTTTCACAAATTCATCCAGCATATGACCTTTTTCTTTCTTTGTTGCCTTTTGGTATCTTACTGCCTCTTCCTTCACAACAGCCTAACTCTTTCAAGGATGAACTCATAAAACCTCCTTCTTTTAACTTCTCCATAATCTTCCTACTTTTTCATCTCATTTTACTTCCATTTAAATTTTTGAAGAATCTGTTGAAAGGAGCACAGATTACAAAAGAATAAGATTTTTATGTGAGGCAACAATTTAATTTCGAATAGATTTTTAATGAGGCAATTCGCCTATTTGACTATATTTGAGATTTTATTATAATTCACGAAATGGAAAGAGTTTTAAAGTGCATAAGATGTGGTAAAGAGTACTCGATTTTTGAGAAAAGGCACACTTGTGAATGTGGTGGTCTTCTTGATGTCTATTTGAAGGAAGAAAATGATCTTTCATATCTAAAGGACTTTTGGGAGAAAAGAAGAGGAAGTAG
This genomic stretch from Caldisericaceae bacterium harbors:
- a CDS encoding phosphatase PAP2 family protein, with translation MKNFLKRNWKLYFINIFLAVGVYYGSKIYDLTNHATANVHCLQTAFDRAVPFIPQFIVIYNSLEPVIYITLIFFFIFHPKIFAALATTLISLFLISNGIYVIFQTYVPRPTLTQGTNWYVDEVIKLYKSDNPYNCFPSLHCGTSALVASFWFVKKRYKIIAWIMAVWAVLIALSTQFLKQHVVADILGSFIAIGLYFLFYKWFNLKTEA